In Tubulanus polymorphus chromosome 2, tnTubPoly1.2, whole genome shotgun sequence, a single window of DNA contains:
- the LOC141899095 gene encoding uncharacterized protein LOC141899095, producing MRRIVGEKIIDDIKYADVLIVWVGTNDLNENVQPKDIVKAYQFFLGYLALMMPSTKILLLPIFPRNDSKVKDQKRKKVNRLTKKLLREPRFKRVSFMKTERIFETSQERKNKGDQFSVKQEFYRLDGLHLNDRGIERLHRYIMQYIKENLSADPRSKIAERVERANIAHGLCTEETPGIEVLILKNQMFR from the exons ATGCGTAGAATCGTCGGTGAGAAAATAATTGACGACATAAAATACGCGGACGTTCTCATAGTATGGGTCGGAACTAACGATTTAAACGAAAATGTTCAACCAAAGGATATAGTAAAGGCATACCAG TTTTTTTTAGGTTATCTCGCGCTGATGATGCCATCAACCAAAATCCTTCTGTTGCCGATATTTCCACGAAATGATTCAAAGGTGAAGGATCAGAAGCGGAAGAAAGTTAATAGATTAACGAAGAAGCTTCTGCGCGAACCCAGGTTCAAAAGGGTTTCCTTCATGAAAACTgag CGTATTTTCGAAACGAGTCAGGAACGCAAAAACAAAGGAGATCAATTCTCCGTCAAACAAGAATTTTATCGTTTGGATGGGTTGCATTTAAATGATCGTGGAATAGAACGCCTGCATCGTTATATTATGCAATACATCAAGGAAAATCTGTCAGCTGACCCCAGAAGTAAGATCGCGGAACGAGTGGAGAGGGCTAATATTGCGCACGGACTATGTACCGAGGAGACACCGGGGATCgaagttttgattttgaagaacCAGATGTTTCGATAG